GACATGAATAGGTTCCTTATTAAAAGAAGGTGTATTGACGTATAGAGATGTTCTTATTCTTTTTGTTTCAGACTAGGTAGCTGGATTTTAAAAGGCTTCGTAGGGAAGTAAAGCAATACATAGAAAGAGTTAATTTAGAGCTTTGGAAATAGATTTCTTGAGATTAGTTGGAATACTCTTGAAATTGTTCTAATGATTTTGTATTATAGGAAGTTTATTATGTCCGTAAAATTGAATTTTGATTTTGGTATGAAAATGTGTGAGAACGTAAATCAAAGAAACTAGATGAGATGATGGATATAATTCTTAACGAGAAAGGTATGTTATCTAAGTAGTCTAGGGGGGTAAGAATAACTCAAAGGATGTTTGAATATGGATTTGTAGAAAAGTAGGGGAGAGAGTGTATTGAAAATACTCCGTATAACTTTAAAGATATACCTGACAGAAAAGGTGTCCTTATTGCTAGACAAGAAGAACGTTTTATACTAGAGGAAGATTTTATGGAATATATATTCCTTCTCTGTTGAACTTTCTTCTGCTTACAGGTTACCCCTTATGCAAGTTTATGAGAAGCTAAAAACTTTTATATCCTAAAAATGAATTCTTTGTTTACTTTATTGTATATGTAACAAAGTCGTCGATTACTGTCAGAGAGTTATAACTTGGATTTGGTAAAGGACCTGATGTTCCACCAGTTATAGAGTTATTATCATTATTGAAGGGAATAGCGCAGTATGCTGTTGATTCCCAATCGCCTCCTGAGAAGAAAGCAGATATCTTTATTGTATCGTTTAAACTTAATCTTAAGTAGGATAACGGTACTGAGATTTCAACAAACTTGTAAGCAGGATTTGCTCCTATTTTACCGCCTATTTCTGTAAGCTTTATATAGTTTCCATCTGCCCATACTATAAGTGTATGGTTTGTATCTCCAACGAAACTACTTGGAAAAGCTTTCATATGTATGAAAGCATCGTATTTTAGATTATTTGCTAGAATTACTTTCTTTGAGTAGTTGTTAAGGACTTGGATGTTTGTCAGATCTTTAGAATCTAAGTTAGTGCTTGGAATATCTATAACAATATAGATAGTATTTCCGTATGCTCCGGCTAAATTTAAAGTTTCCAATGCTATGTAGAGATTGGTTTGATCGTTTGTTATATACAATCCAAGAAATCCTCCGAAATCCCAGCCTTTGGTTTCTGTTTGGGTGTTTGTAATAGGACCTACTATTTTGCAATGGTTCCATATATATTCTTTGGTGCCGTTTATGTTTATTTCTGATGAAGTTGTGTTTGTTGTATTTGGGTGTAATAAAAATAGATAGGTTTTGTATATCGATGGTATTACTAAACCACTTGAGGAAAGATCTACTTTTACGTTTTTAGGTGATGACGAAAAATTTGCGACAACCATTATTGATTCGTTTGTTCCTATTCTTATGTATGACATTACTTGGTTATCTGTTGTTGATAGAAGCTTGAAAGTACCTCTTCTTAATGATGGGAAATATCTCCTTATGTTTACTAATTTTTTATAAAGGTTAAGTAGAGAATTTGCATCTGATAATTGGTATTCTACATTATAAGGATTTGAATTGTTTGCTATTGGTGTCCAGGGTGTTCCGGTTGTAAATCCTGCTTTGGAGCTACTATTCCAATGCATTGGAGTTCTTTTATCTATGTCTTCGTTTTGCGTTCCTCTTCTTCTCATTCCTATTTCGGATCCATAGTATACGAAGGGTGTTCCGGGGAATGTTAATAGTAATGTTGCTGATAGGAATTGTTCATCCCATCTTCCATAGAATTGATCTGATATTCTGCCGTGGTTGAAAAATATATCATCGTGATTATCCAGGAATGGAGCGAAAAATTTCCAAGGAATGTGACTAGGTTTGGTATTTATCATGTTAATAAGACTTGAAGGATTTTCATTTATTATCGATTGTACTACAGAGTAAGCGAAATCAAAGTTAAAACAGCTATCGAGTCTGTTATAATATCCAGACACTATAGAATTGTTTTCCCAAACTTCACCCACTGTATAGAAGTTGGGTTTAAGCGATTTTAAGTATGAATTGTATACTTGTAAGAATACTTTGGTTTGAATTGTATCTCTTTGTCCTTGTCCTGGACCTGTTTCAATTAAGTATCTTACTGCATCAAGTCTATATCCGTCTATACCTTTTGATAACCAATTTGATCCTATTTTGAATAATTCGTTTGAGACTTCAGAGTTTAGGATATTAAGGTCTGGCATACCACTCCAGAATGCACCGTAGTATCTCATACCTCTTGTATTATTCCAGTGCCAAACATTTCCTGCACTACCGCCTCCCCATGCATATCCCCACCCATTTAATTCACTTAAAGAAACATTAGTCCAAATGTACCAATTGGCTTTGTTTCCATTATTTGCTGAGTTTATAAACCATGGATGAGAGGAACTAGTATGATTTAAGACCATATCGAGTACTATTCTGATTCCTTTGTTGTGCGCTTGTGAAATCAAATTTAGAAATGAGGATATGTTACCATAATCTTCTTCTATTGAGTAATAATCTGTTGTATCATATCCGTGATATGAGGGTGATTCAAAGATAGGTAGTAACCATATAGCATTGAAACCTATGTTTGTAATATAATCTAGTTTTTGTATTATACCATTTAAATCCCCAATTCCATCTCCATTTGAATCATAGAAACTTCTTACAAATATTTGGTAGAAAATTGCGTCTAGGTACCATGAGCTATCGGTATCAATTGATCCAGATAGTCCAATGTTTGATAAAAGTATTACTTTTGCCTCAAATGGAGCTAGACTAACTTGAAAGTTTGTATAGTTTGTTGGGCTAAGATAGGAATAAAAAATAGTTTGTACTGATAGGTTTACAGATTGTTCGTTTACGTTATGATTTGGTAAAACTGTGGGATTAATGCTAGTTTGTTGCGGTATCTGTGTCGGAGAGCATGATACTGTAGTAATTATAATGACCGATAACGTAACTAGTATGAGATTTTTTCCATTTTTCATAGTTTAACCTCCTAGTGAATAATATGAGTTTGAGAATAATAATATAAAAGTTTAATCTACGTATATTTCAAGTTACTATTGATAATGTTGAATTTGAAATCGTTTTTGAGGCATTTTTAAAATTCCAAACAAAATGGGGAGATAATTATGTTAAAAGCCTTTATAAATATTTTTAAGGTAGAGTCATTAAGGAAGAGGGTTTTGTTTACTCTTTTTATTCTTATAGTTTTTAGGGTAGGTACTACAATACCTGTTCCTGGTATTGATTATTCGGTATTAGCGTTATATAGTGAAAGGTTTGGTCAAACGAATTTGGGAATTCTTGAGTTTTTTAACCTTTTTGCTGGTGGGGCTTTGTCTAATATAAGCATATTTGCTTTAGGTGTGATGCCATATATAAGTGCTTTAATTATAATACAGTTACTTGTTTATGTAATACCTGCTCTTGAGAAGATATCAAAGGAGCCTGATGGTAGAAGAAAAATAATGCAGTATGCTAGAATAGGTACAGTACCTTTAGCACTTATAGAAGCTTGGGGATTAAGTTTGTATTTTGTAAGAAATCTCAAGGCTGAAATATTTGCTAGAACTGGTCTTTCTCTCTATCCAGATACTGTTCTTTTCTATCTAAGTTTTCTGATTACTGTTACTGCTGGTACGATGTTTCTAGTTTGGATGGGAGAGCAAATAACTGAGAAGGGTATAGGTAATGGTATCTCTCTTATAATAATGGCTGGTATAGTAGCAAGGATACCAGAATCAATATACAATGTTTATAGGCAATTACAGGCTTCGGGTACAGTTGAAATAACTTTAATACTTGTTGTGCTGTTGTTTTTGGGTGTTATAATATTTGTTGTTTGGTTTGAGCAATCTGTAAGAAAGATACCTGTTAGTTATGCCAAGAGAGTAGTAGGTAGAAAAGTTTATGGGGGGCAAAGTACTTATATACCCTTTAAGCTTAATCCTGCTGGTGTTGTGGCTATAATATTTGCTTCAGCGGTTATGACGTTCCCTCAACAAGTACTTACTTTCTTTGGTGGTGCGGATTCACCAATAGTTAGAACTATAGCAGCTTGGTTGTCTTTTGAAGGTTGGTTGTATATTACTCTTTATATGCTTCTTGTGATATTCTTTTCTTACTTCTACACATTTATACAGTTTAATCCTCAAGAATTGGCAGAAACTTTACAGAAAAATGGTGGTTTTATTCCTGGTATTAGAGCAGGTGATCCTACTTACAGGTTTTTGAATGATACTCTCAATAGAATTTTGGTTCCAGGATCTATAATAGTAGGACTTATAGCAATTTTACCTAACATAATATATGGTTCTCTAAATGTACCAACGTACATAGCATATCTTTTAGGTGGTACTTCTTTACTTATAATGGTTGGTGTTGCCTTAGATACATTGACCCAAATAGAGTCTCAGTTGATTGTTCATCATTATGATGGTTTCCTTAAGAAAGGGAAAATAAGAGGTAGAGGTACAAGATATGTATAATATAGTGGTTCTAGGTGGAGGATATGCAGGTGTTAAATTAGTAAAACATCTTTTGTCCTATGCTAATAGATCATCAGTTAGTTATAAGGTCACTTTGATTGATAGGAATGAGTTTCAATGTCTTTTACCATCTCTGCCTGCTGTTATATCAAATAGGGAGGAAAAGGTTTTAGTTTATTACCGGGATATATTTTCTAGGTATTCTAATTTTGAGTTTATTAAAGGTGATATTGAAGCTGTTGATTTAAATTGCAAAGCTATTATACTTTATGATGGAAGAGAAGTACGATATGATCAGGTTGTTTTTGCTTTCGGTGTTGAACCATCTGATTTTGGTATTGAAGGTGTTAAAAGTTATTCTATAATGTTTTGGAATGAGAGAGATCTTGAAAAGTATGTTAGAAAAATAGATGAATTTATTTCAAATAACAAATCTCCAAGGATTGTTATTGTCGGAGCTGGACCTATAGGTGTTGAAGTTGCTTCAGAAACGTCTCATTATCTTAAAACTAAAAATATAAAACCTAACATACTAATATTGGAAGCCAAAGATAGATGTTTACCATCGTTACCTCCGAGTCTTGGTAGAACTGTAGAGTATTATCTTTTGAGAGAGAATGTAGATATAGCCTATAATTCTCTTGTTTGTAAGATTGATGATAAAAAGGTATATACGCTAGATGGAAGAGAGTTTGAATATGATATTATATTGTGGTGTAGTGGAGTTGTAGTTAATAGTCTAGTTAGAAGAATAGAGGATAAATCAAACATTAAGTTTGAGAAAGGAGCTCAAGGTAGGATAGTAGTTGATGAATCCCTTAGAGTTAAAAGTTTGGATAATGTTTGGGCTATAGGTGATATTGCCATTCCAGAGAATCAAAAAGTAGTTCCAATACCTTTGGCGCAGTTTGCTGTACAAATGGCTGATGTAGCTGGATTTAATATACCAAGATATTTGGAAGGAAAACCATTAAAAAAATTGTCATTATCTTTTAGGGGTATTATTATACAGATGTCAAAATTTTCTGCAGCAGCTATGGTTTCTAGGCCTTTTGAGATTATAATACCACCTAGTTTAATTGGAGTTTCAATGAGAAGATTTGTAGATTACAGCTATATTATCTCAATAGGTGCTAAACCTCGTAAATATCCTCTATAAACTTAGGTAGAATTATATCAATTGATTCTAAGTATTTGATATGTTTTTTTAATTCATTCTTTAAGTCGTTATAATCTTCTATTATGTTTACAAGGTATTGTTTTAGGTACTCCATAGATTTTATGGAGTCTTTTAATTCTTTTTCTTCTTTGTATATTCCATTTTGTATTTCGTTAAGTGAGTTTAGTATCGTCTCAGATTGTTCTATTATACTTGAAGGGTAAGATTTAGTCTCCTCTAGAATTCGCAGATTAATGTTTATATCTTCGTTTAGTTTCTGTACAATTGAATAGAGTTTTTTAACACTTTTAGATATCTCATTCATTTCGCTTATCATTGTTTTGATGTCTTTGTCTATTAGAATTTTTTCTTCATCTATGTACATTGATGTTACGGTTGAGTGTAATTCAAGAAAGAGTTTGTCTATTTTTTGAGATATTACGATAAACTTATCTTTATTTTGTTTGTCAAATTCTACTTTCTTAAGCTCAACATCAAATGATATTCTAAGTGAGTTTATTTTTGTTGTAGTTTTCATAATTTCGCTTACTATGCTGTTGAAGGATAGATACCTTTCAAGTATTTCTGGTACGTTTTTTGATGATGATTTTAGCATTTCAATTGTTTTGTTAATATTTTTTGATAGGCTGTCAATATTTTTTAGGTTTTCTGATATCTCTAGTGATATTACATTTACTGATGGAATTGTACTAGTTGTACTTTCTTTTAAGTTTGATAAGTTTGATATTAGTAGTTTTAAATCAGAGGATATTTTTTCTATACTATTTTCAATCAGTTTTTTAGAAGATAGTGTTGATTTTATAGTGTTTATGTCATTTTCTAAAATAGTTAAGAGTTTATTTGCCTTTTTTGGTATTTCATCTAAAATAGGTACTAGTTCTGATAAGTTTTTCTGCATGTTTTCAATATTTTTCTGAAATTGTCTTATTATTTTTATTAAACTTGTAGATGACGAGTATTGATTTGCTATGACTTTTTCGAGGTTTATATGTATTGAATAGAATTCTTCGGATATTATATTTTCTTTTTGACCTTTGTTTATGTTTAATTTAATAGTGTCGCTTATAATATCAAAATCGTGGTATATTATGTTATAGAATTTGTTAAGTGAAATGAAGATTATGATACCTGATACTATCGAAAAACCTATTTTTTCAATTGATGAGAAATAGGGTAAAACTCCCATTATTATTATTATGGATAGAGATGATGCTGTGAATGCTACAGATGAAATTAGTATTTGTTTAGATATTTCTTTTCTTACTCCTATAATGTCAACAAAGAATGGATTCATCGCGAAGGTAATTCCTATTTCAAATATAGTTGATAGGATTATGATTATTGCTACTAGATCTGTTTTTTTAGTTATTATTTCATTTGTAAGTGTTAAGAGAAGAAAAAGTAGAGATACTGTAGCTAAATTTATTAGTACACTCACTAAAATTATGGTACGGAACAAGTTTTGAATTTTTATTGAGTTCTTCAGAATGTTGAAAAATATAGACATAAGAATGAATTTGAGAACTGGTACTGTTGATATAGTTAGTCCTAAAGTGAGATAAAAAAAAGTGGTATCAGTAATTTCTGAGAAAAGTTTAAGGTAAAGTAAGATTACAGAGGAAGAAGTTATTAAAGTTTGGACTAAAAAAAGAGAGTAAACTCTATCGCTGTAGAGCTTGTTTTCTTCCATAACTTGATGATAATTATGGCAGTTATTATCTTTCAAGATAAGTGACTATATCATGTTTTTTTGGTAATCTACTTATTCAGTTAATATCGATTTTGTATTTTGATTTTGGTTTCAGTGGAAGTGGGAGTTAGGTAGATACATGAAAGTAGCACAGACTTCTTAGGCCTTAAAGTGGTATCTTGGAATTACTATTTTGAGATAACTTAATAAACGTATATCTATCTAGAGTTTGATCGGTGAAAAGAGTGGTTAATTTTTCTTATAATTAGCGTTGTATGATGAAGTTTGTGGTTATAAAAGATGTTGAATATTCAAATCCCCTGTTTGATAGGATACCATTTGATAAAGTTTTTGTTTCACCTGACTATAGAGATTTACTGGAATCCTTGGATGAAAATCGAAAAGTTGTTATAACTTGGAACTCTTCAACTTTGATAGATTTGTCTCTGGTTGAGAGGTTGTATTCTGAGGATGCTGAGATATCTTTTATATCGAATTTACCGAGTTATATGGAGTTTGAGGTATGGGATACAGAGTTTCTGAGAAAGGTTTTAAATAAATATCAAAGAGTTTCAAAACCCTTAAGGGATGTTATGTTGCCTATCGAGTTAGATGAATCTATTTACTACACTGATGTTTTGGAGGATGATATAAGATTATTTAGATGGTATCTTGATCCAAAGTCTTTCAAGGGACAAGAGTTGTCAAAAAAGGTTTTAGAATTTGTAGACTTGAAGAGTAATGTTGTATCTCAGCTCAGAGATTTTGTTAATGGTAATCCTAGCTTATTGGTTGAGATACCTTCTTTCTATTATGTCGAAGTATCTTCTAGTGGTGTTGATTCCGAATATTTACCTAGGTGGGTTAATTCTTATAAGGATATGTCACCTGATGAGTTTAGTTACATTGTTTCAAAAATCTTAGATTACTCAAAGACATTTGGAATGTGTATTGGTATTTTTAATGAACCTTTGTATGGTAAGT
This genomic window from Brevinematales bacterium contains:
- a CDS encoding alpha-amylase family glycosyl hydrolase, translating into MKNGKNLILVTLSVIIITTVSCSPTQIPQQTSINPTVLPNHNVNEQSVNLSVQTIFYSYLSPTNYTNFQVSLAPFEAKVILLSNIGLSGSIDTDSSWYLDAIFYQIFVRSFYDSNGDGIGDLNGIIQKLDYITNIGFNAIWLLPIFESPSYHGYDTTDYYSIEEDYGNISSFLNLISQAHNKGIRIVLDMVLNHTSSSHPWFINSANNGNKANWYIWTNVSLSELNGWGYAWGGGSAGNVWHWNNTRGMRYYGAFWSGMPDLNILNSEVSNELFKIGSNWLSKGIDGYRLDAVRYLIETGPGQGQRDTIQTKVFLQVYNSYLKSLKPNFYTVGEVWENNSIVSGYYNRLDSCFNFDFAYSVVQSIINENPSSLINMINTKPSHIPWKFFAPFLDNHDDIFFNHGRISDQFYGRWDEQFLSATLLLTFPGTPFVYYGSEIGMRRRGTQNEDIDKRTPMHWNSSSKAGFTTGTPWTPIANNSNPYNVEYQLSDANSLLNLYKKLVNIRRYFPSLRRGTFKLLSTTDNQVMSYIRIGTNESIMVVANFSSSPKNVKVDLSSSGLVIPSIYKTYLFLLHPNTTNTTSSEININGTKEYIWNHCKIVGPITNTQTETKGWDFGGFLGLYITNDQTNLYIALETLNLAGAYGNTIYIVIDIPSTNLDSKDLTNIQVLNNYSKKVILANNLKYDAFIHMKAFPSSFVGDTNHTLIVWADGNYIKLTEIGGKIGANPAYKFVEISVPLSYLRLSLNDTIKISAFFSGGDWESTAYCAIPFNNDNNSITGGTSGPLPNPSYNSLTVIDDFVTYTIK
- the secY gene encoding preprotein translocase subunit SecY, with amino-acid sequence MLKAFINIFKVESLRKRVLFTLFILIVFRVGTTIPVPGIDYSVLALYSERFGQTNLGILEFFNLFAGGALSNISIFALGVMPYISALIIIQLLVYVIPALEKISKEPDGRRKIMQYARIGTVPLALIEAWGLSLYFVRNLKAEIFARTGLSLYPDTVLFYLSFLITVTAGTMFLVWMGEQITEKGIGNGISLIIMAGIVARIPESIYNVYRQLQASGTVEITLILVVLLFLGVIIFVVWFEQSVRKIPVSYAKRVVGRKVYGGQSTYIPFKLNPAGVVAIIFASAVMTFPQQVLTFFGGADSPIVRTIAAWLSFEGWLYITLYMLLVIFFSYFYTFIQFNPQELAETLQKNGGFIPGIRAGDPTYRFLNDTLNRILVPGSIIVGLIAILPNIIYGSLNVPTYIAYLLGGTSLLIMVGVALDTLTQIESQLIVHHYDGFLKKGKIRGRGTRYV
- a CDS encoding FAD-dependent oxidoreductase, which codes for MYNIVVLGGGYAGVKLVKHLLSYANRSSVSYKVTLIDRNEFQCLLPSLPAVISNREEKVLVYYRDIFSRYSNFEFIKGDIEAVDLNCKAIILYDGREVRYDQVVFAFGVEPSDFGIEGVKSYSIMFWNERDLEKYVRKIDEFISNNKSPRIVIVGAGPIGVEVASETSHYLKTKNIKPNILILEAKDRCLPSLPPSLGRTVEYYLLRENVDIAYNSLVCKIDDKKVYTLDGREFEYDIILWCSGVVVNSLVRRIEDKSNIKFEKGAQGRIVVDESLRVKSLDNVWAIGDIAIPENQKVVPIPLAQFAVQMADVAGFNIPRYLEGKPLKKLSLSFRGIIIQMSKFSAAAMVSRPFEIIIPPSLIGVSMRRFVDYSYIISIGAKPRKYPL
- a CDS encoding SPASM domain-containing protein, which gives rise to MMKFVVIKDVEYSNPLFDRIPFDKVFVSPDYRDLLESLDENRKVVITWNSSTLIDLSLVERLYSEDAEISFISNLPSYMEFEVWDTEFLRKVLNKYQRVSKPLRDVMLPIELDESIYYTDVLEDDIRLFRWYLDPKSFKGQELSKKVLEFVDLKSNVVSQLRDFVNGNPSLLVEIPSFYYVEVSSSGVDSEYLPRWVNSYKDMSPDEFSYIVSKILDYSKTFGMCIGIFNEPLYGKYIDGILSKILEYKGKKVTFIFTTSLGVSNEILKEVYRETIGVVGFESSFFNVFVDIPTHVKENYLRIKKIDYEKVLKNLKELYDIDPSRIYLRFVRYTSNDKDLPSFYEYFKDYNKIIQKPQIRDLVSVDTILPTRIPCYKLSTTLVVLPNGDVPLCINDASISVLLGNMFKDSIDSIALAKSKIISEHMNGKFFGVCKDCVIWDQFDL